In the Thermotoga sp. genome, ATGTTGGGACTTGCACTTTCCCTGATCTTTGCTGCTTTTTCCTGGAAGGACAGCATTTTGCTCTCAATCCTCGTTCCCGCGGTTTCCCTGTTTTTTCTCTCAGACAAGAAGGGGAAAAACAGAAACATCTTCTACATCAGCCTTATCTTTCTTCTGATCCTCGAAGTGTTCGAATATGTGAAGGGTGTAAGCTACGATCTAGCCGAGATGTACCTGGGGGTGTCTTTTATCTTCCTGGCCGTCTCCGGTTTTATGAAGAAGAAAACAACAAATCTAGTGTTCATGGCGATCTTTTGGATTTTCGTTTCCCTGTCTTTGTGGAAGGTAGCGAGCATCAAATATCCGGGAGCTTCTTATCTTGTTTTTCCTGTTGTGACACTCATATTTCTGAGAGACATCTTCAGGAGGGAGCAAGATGGTAGAGAGATACGCGTTGTCCCCGATGAAGGAGCTGTGGACGGAGGAAGCGAAGTACGGAAGGTGGCTGGAAGTGGAACTGGCGGTGATGAAAGCTTACGAGGAACTGGGAATGATTCCGAAAGGAGTAACGGAGAGGGTAAGGAATAAGGCCAGAATAGATGTGGAACTCTTCAAGAAAATAGAGGAAAGGACGAACCACGACGTCGTGGCCTTCGTAGAAGGAATTGGAACGATGATCGGAGAAGATTCTAGGTTCTTCCACTACGGCCTCACCTCTTCGGACGTTCTGGACACTGCCAACTCCCTGGCACTCGTCAATGCTGGGAAGATCCTGCTTGATGCCCTGGAAGAGCTCTGCGATGCACTTTGGAACACAGCAAACAAATACAGGTACACTCCCACAATTGGAAGAACGCACGGTGTACATGCAGAGCCCACCTCCTTTGGATTGAAGGTACTCGGCTGGTATTCGGAGATGAGAAGGAACATCCTTCGCCTTGAGAAAGCAATCGAAGAGGTTTCTTACGGAAAGATAAGTGGAGCCGTTGGGAATTATGCGAATGTGCCTCCCGAAGTTGAAGAAAGAGCTCTTTCTTACCTTGGTCTCAAGGTAGAACTCGTTTCAACCCAGGTGGTTCCGCGCGACAGACACGCTTACTATCTGGCCACACTGGGAATCATAGCAGCCGGGATTGAGAGAATTGCCGTTGAGATAAGACACCTTCAGAGAACAGAAGTACTCGAAGTTGAGGAGCCCTTTAAAGAAGGTCAGAGAGGATCGAGTGCCATGCCACACAAGAAAAATCCCATCACCTGTGAGCGGTTGACGGGACTTTCAAGGATGATGCGGGCCTTTGTAGAACCCGCCTTAGAGAACGTTGCTCTCTGGCATGAAAGAGATATTTCTCACTCCTCCGTCGAGAGGTACATCTTTCCAGATGCCACGCAGACCCTTTACTACATGATAGACACCACAACGAAAGTGATCAGGGACATGAAAGTGAACGAAGACAGGATGAAGAAAAACGTGAATCTCACAAAAGGGCTCGTTTTCTCCCAGAGAGTCCTCCTGAAACTCATAGAGAAAGGATTGACGAGGAAAGAAGCGTACGACATAGTTCAGAGAAACGCCCTGAAGACATGGTACTCCGAAAAACACTTCCTCGAACACCTGCTCGAAGACGAGGACGTGAGGGAACTTGTTACTGAAGAGGAGTTGAGGGAACTCTTCGATACATCCTATTATCTGAGATATGTAGACCGGATATTCGGGCGTTTCGAAAAGGAGTGAAGCGAATGAACCGTGTTGTCGTGGGACTCCAGTGGGGAGACGAAGGAAAAGGAAAGGTTGTGACGTACCTCTCCAGATATCACGATGTCGTGGCGAGATTCTCCGGAGGTGCCAACGCCGGCCATACTGTGAACTATGGTTCCTTTAAAGTGATTCATCACCTGCTTCCATCTGCGGACTTCATCAGAAACGTGGGAATAGCCATAGGAAATGGCGTTCTACTCGATCCCCAGGTGTTCAGAGAAGAACTGGTTGAGTTGAGGGAAAGGTTTCCCGGATACTCGGGGGAGATTCTCGTCTCGGAGAACGCACACATAGTCCTTCCCGTACACAAAGAGGTGGACAGAAAAGTAGACGAGGTGTTGAAGATAGGCACCACGAAGAGGGGAATCGGCCCTGCATGTGCCGACAGGGTCATGAGGGCGAACGTGAGGATCGCCGAACTTCACGATGAGAAAAGGGTCAGGGCTCTTCTGAAGAAGAACCTCTCCCTGAAAAGTTTCTACAACCTTACCTTCGATGTTGAGAAAGCACTGGACGATCTTCTGGAGTTCTACAACACTATAAAAGGTTTCGTGGTTTCTTCTCTTCAAATGAAAAGGACCCTTGAAGGCAAAAACGTGCTTTTCGAGGGCACACAGGGGGTTCTTCTCGATCTCGACGTGGGAACCTACCCGTACGTTACAAGTATGAACTGCTCCTCGTCAGGTGTGAGTGCAGGTATGGGTTTTCCGGTGAAAGTAGACGAAACGATCGGCGTTTTCAAGGCGTACACGACGAGGGTGGGGGAAGGACCGTTTCCAACGGAACTCTTCGGAGATGAAGGAGAAACGCTGAGGAGAGCGGGACACGAGTACGGATCCACCACGGGTCGACCGAGAAGATGTGGATGGCTTGATCTTCCGCTTCTCAACTACGCCATAGAGGTAGCCAGCGTTGACACGCTCGTTATGACAAAAGCAGACGTGTTGAACGGTTTTGAAAAGGTGAAGGTCTGCGTGAGATACAAAGACGGTAAGGAACTGCTTTCTCTTAGGGACCTAGAAAAGAAAGAACCTGTGTACGAAGTTTTCGATGGTTGGAAATCACTCGAAAGTAGAGAGTTCGATCGCTTCGTGAACTTCATAGAAAAGGAAACAGGGAAACCGATAAAGTACATATCCACGGGTGAAAGGCTCGAAGATATCGTGGAGGTGTGAGAGATGTCTTTCAATTTGAAGGGAAGGTCCCTTTTGACGCTTCTCGATTTCTCTACGGAAGAAATCAGATACCTGCTTGATATTGCCAAACAGGTGAAAATGGAGAGTCGCTCCAGATTGAAATTGGAGAGGTTCAGAGGCATGACACTCGCCATGATTTTCGAAAAGCGTTCCACGAGAACAAGGCTTGCCTTCGAAGCTGCCTTCGCGGAGGAGGGAGGGCATCCCATCTTTCTATCACCGAACGATATACACCTCGGTACGAAGGAGTCCCTTGAAGACACCGCTCGCGTTCTTGGAAGGATGGTAGATGCTATCATGTTTCGTGGTTACAAGCAGGAGACGGTAGAGACGCTTGCAAAGTACTCCGGTGTACCTGTTTACAATGGCCTCACGGACAAATTTCATCCCACACAGGCGCTTGCTGATCTGATGACGATAGAAGAAAACTTTGGAGGATTCAAGGGAATAAAGGTCGTCTTCATGGGTGACACCAGAAACAACGTGGCGACATCCCTCATGATCGCCTGCTCGAAGATGGGGATGGATTTCGTGGCGTGTGGTCCAGATGAACTGAGACCAAGACCAGAGATATACAAAAAATGTGAAAAGATAGCGAAAGAGACGGGAGGCAGTGTGTCGTTTACGTCCAACCCAGAGGAGGCATTAAAAGGGGCGGACGTGGTCTACACGGATGTGTGGGCATCCATGGGGGAGGAAGATAGAGCGAAGGAAAAAATCTCACTTTTGAAACCTTACCAGGTGAACGAGAAAGCGATGGCTCTCACTGGGAAATCGGAGACGATCTTCATGCATTGTCTACCCGCTGTGAAGGGGCAGGAAGTGACCTACGAGGTGATAGAAGGGAAACAGAGCAGAGTGTGGGACGAAGCGGAAAACAGAAAACACACAATAAAAGCCATCATGATAGCCACTCTGCTGTGAGGTGAACAGATGAATTTTCTGTACTCTATCATCGCACTTGCGATATACCTGTTGTTCATGTTCTCGATAAACCTTTT is a window encoding:
- the purB gene encoding adenylosuccinate lyase, encoding MWTEEAKYGRWLEVELAVMKAYEELGMIPKGVTERVRNKARIDVELFKKIEERTNHDVVAFVEGIGTMIGEDSRFFHYGLTSSDVLDTANSLALVNAGKILLDALEELCDALWNTANKYRYTPTIGRTHGVHAEPTSFGLKVLGWYSEMRRNILRLEKAIEEVSYGKISGAVGNYANVPPEVEERALSYLGLKVELVSTQVVPRDRHAYYLATLGIIAAGIERIAVEIRHLQRTEVLEVEEPFKEGQRGSSAMPHKKNPITCERLTGLSRMMRAFVEPALENVALWHERDISHSSVERYIFPDATQTLYYMIDTTTKVIRDMKVNEDRMKKNVNLTKGLVFSQRVLLKLIEKGLTRKEAYDIVQRNALKTWYSEKHFLEHLLEDEDVRELVTEEELRELFDTSYYLRYVDRIFGRFEKE
- a CDS encoding adenylosuccinate synthase is translated as MNRVVVGLQWGDEGKGKVVTYLSRYHDVVARFSGGANAGHTVNYGSFKVIHHLLPSADFIRNVGIAIGNGVLLDPQVFREELVELRERFPGYSGEILVSENAHIVLPVHKEVDRKVDEVLKIGTTKRGIGPACADRVMRANVRIAELHDEKRVRALLKKNLSLKSFYNLTFDVEKALDDLLEFYNTIKGFVVSSLQMKRTLEGKNVLFEGTQGVLLDLDVGTYPYVTSMNCSSSGVSAGMGFPVKVDETIGVFKAYTTRVGEGPFPTELFGDEGETLRRAGHEYGSTTGRPRRCGWLDLPLLNYAIEVASVDTLVMTKADVLNGFEKVKVCVRYKDGKELLSLRDLEKKEPVYEVFDGWKSLESREFDRFVNFIEKETGKPIKYISTGERLEDIVEV
- the argF gene encoding ornithine carbamoyltransferase produces the protein MSFNLKGRSLLTLLDFSTEEIRYLLDIAKQVKMESRSRLKLERFRGMTLAMIFEKRSTRTRLAFEAAFAEEGGHPIFLSPNDIHLGTKESLEDTARVLGRMVDAIMFRGYKQETVETLAKYSGVPVYNGLTDKFHPTQALADLMTIEENFGGFKGIKVVFMGDTRNNVATSLMIACSKMGMDFVACGPDELRPRPEIYKKCEKIAKETGGSVSFTSNPEEALKGADVVYTDVWASMGEEDRAKEKISLLKPYQVNEKAMALTGKSETIFMHCLPAVKGQEVTYEVIEGKQSRVWDEAENRKHTIKAIMIATLL